The region TTAGCCCCCAAAGGAGTCACAGAGGTTTGTAAATGGTAAACATGTCCCTGTGCtaactttttttaattgagCTCAGTTTTTAACAGTTGTTTTTGTActgttttaaattacattttggaTTAAATTATGATATAAAGTATTGTATTCCTGTTTTATGCATGTGAGATGTAACTGCAGGCAGCCCTGTGCTTGTACGGTTTAAAGGAGACTTTATTTGTGCCTCTGTGGATTTTTGGGGGGTTCTGAACAGTCCTCCTTTGTCCGTCATCGGGTACAATTACCTTCTCTGTCCTCATCTTCACTGTTCTGCACAGACACCCAGTTAGAATATGCTGCTGTCACAGTGACGCATCCCCCCTCACTAGAAGTGTAGCTTTGTTTGACTGGATGTTTTCATTAATCTAAAAGTGTTCAGGCACAGGCTGGTTTAATTCAACTGTACGGCAAGAGAATGCTGCATTCTTCCTTAGCTGTCCCCTAAAGAGTTCCAATGCctctttttgtttgtatttgcaGATGAGTCCAGGTCTGGATTGTTTAACAAACCCATGAATGACGATGGTGATGTCTACACTTCGCTGCTGTCCAATCAGAGCTTCACAGCTGAACGGGAATCCTCTTACCTGTCTGATGACCTGAAGCCTTTCAGCCACTCTTCTGGCCCGTCTCCCTTGGATCAATTCTCAAGCGACCCGTACAGCTTCAGCTCCAACACCAAGATGACTTCTAACCCAATGGATGACATGCCAAAACCCCTGCTGGGCTCAGACAAGACAGAATCATACAACTACATGGATATCAGCCACGGGGAAGAGCAGCATGACCAGCACCAGGGGGTCCTGTCCAGCATGGTGGACAAAAGCCCAGCTAGTCATGACTTATTGGGCGGGTACATGGATAAAAACCATGGAagagatgaagaggaggaggaggagggagaaaaTCTAGGTCCAGCACTGGACTCTCACTCTTTCCCTTATGTGGAGGAACCATCTGATGAGGACCTGACTGACTACCGCTCCTTCCATAACCTGGGTGGCACCCCCCAGACGGCCAGCCCTGTGAAGATCACCCTGACCGAGTCCCAGCCTCCAGCTCCCAAGGTTGAGCTGCAAAAATATCCTGATCCTGCGGTCAGCACATCTGAACGTGAAAGTGTCCTCAGTGTTGGCTTACAGGGGGTTCCCACGGTGACACTATCAGAGCCAGAGGATGACAGCCCAGCCTCCACTCCAAATGCTTCACCAACACGTAGGCACAGCACAAACACACCCATAAACCGCTGGCAGATGTTCAAATACTTGAGAGGCAATGTGCAGGAAAATGTCAATATGTATAAAAATCTTTCTATATGAAAGTATGTagtgtcagaatcagaatcagaaaagggtttattgccaagttttcacacgaggaatttgttatggtgattggtgcaacacaatacaattataaaagcaatatgtacgagataaaattaaattaaatgtataaacaataaaaagtataaacagtaaaataaaatgtagaccggaaatgtacaaaatgaggttttaaagtgccgggtgagtctgtacaaaagtgacttaggaacttaggataggtaaaaagtatagacagaaatgtagaatgaggtttgtaaagtgccggatatgagtctgtgcaaaagttacaggattggaatttttacgttaatgtaacgtagagtgggatggggggggccttgttgatgaggacagctgcagacgggaaaaaactgtttttgtggcctgatggaccgcagcctcctgccagagggaagaagtGTCATGTAATACTATATTTCCACGCATTGTGGTAGAGGAAATCTGCTGGAAATTTCATTAAGGGGACATCAAAGCAAGAGGTGTGTGTATCAGTGACACAAAATAAGGTCATAACATGTAGGTTATTTGATCTTTAGAAAGTAAATGTagtaaagaaaattaaaaatgtgttatttctTTAATTAATTGCTTTGGTGTTGCTATTGCAATCCATCTCATTCACACTTTAATGTGCTGGACACTAGCCAAATATACACAGCTATTATTCAAGTAAATGCATGTATCAGTTCTATTTGAAATGATCTAAACTTCCTCAGAAAGTACATTTCAGAGTGCTCAGAGCATTGACGATTTTGTGATTCTGAAACTGACACCAGTCAGTGTGTATCGCTCATTTTTATCCCTCAACTTCCTGAATATTGGTAGTAGCAGAGATAGACAAGACCTCAAATTAAAGTTTAATAATGTTATTATCAGTAATATGCTGTCAAAAAGAGCtctgcattcattttttttatttaaaagtaaAGCAAGGTGTCAGTTCGGTTAAATTCTAATTACTTTACTTATGTAGCAGCAAGTCATAAAGTAATTTTAACTCACTTTACACGGAAAGTATGAAAAGTTTAACATAATCTCttaaattcaaattaaattCTAATTCAGTCCAATTCTTTGTAATTCATGTTTAAAGTGATTAATTCCAATTCATTCCATATCATAATCTATTTAATTGTAGTTGAATTCAAATGTCAGATTTCATCAAATGCTAGTTCATAAAAGTTCACCTCTCTAAGGAACCCATCGATTGCACTGAATATTCATTTCGATACAAGATTCACGAAGGGCAGCCATCTGCCTCGATCAGCTAGAGGTCTGAGATTTCAGAAAAGAGAGACAATAATAAAGACATACCGACAAGAAAAGTATGCAGATGTCATCAGTGAAGTTAATGTTCAGTAGAAGGTATAAGGTTTTATCATGACTTCGTATTTGTTGTCTGAAATATCTGTTCAAGGTGAATCTTTCATATGAGAAGtttctaaatgaaaacacatcaTCTTGTATTTGATATATTTTGGTAGTAAAATGTGTTTATCCAGAGTCTAGAGAGCTCTGACCTGAGTTCTAAGGTGAAAGGGAAATGTattaatttactgtatttggtaAACTTGCAGTTAGAAGAACTATTAAGCATCTTTAATCTCTCAATACTGAACAAACACAAATGACATAACACCGCCACGCAGGTGATACATGGCACACACGCTGTAAATACAACTCTTTTGCACAGTGACCTCACAAACCATATATTAGGCTTTTACTTAGTCATTCTGTTCCAGTCCGTGAAAAAACACTGGAGGGCTGCTCTCAAGTCTAAAAATGGTTGTGGAAACCCTGTTGTTTATTCTAGCCTCATGTTGGCTCCAATGTTGAAGACGCTATTTTATAAACAGTCATGCCAGTTAAGACAACAGACAATATTGAGGTAGTCATTATAGTTTTTGTGAAAGTCTGCTTTAGTTTAGTACTTTTAAAGTGAGACTGTAACATCATGGTGCAAAAATAATGCTATGAAAAATTATGAAACATAAGACATGAGTAAAAACAATTCAACAATTAATTTGCATGAGGATGACAATGTTAcgattattttcttttcaagtTCAAGGTGTTAGCAGTGCATACTGCGTGTTTGGATTTGCAATGTCAATCAAAGCACTAAtgcccattttttttctcccttttttgaGCAGAAAAAGAATTCCCATCTGGTGACACGTTCAAGGCTGAAGCAGAGAAGCCTGCCGTCTCCAAAAGCAGTCCAGACATAAAGCCTGGCAGCAGAGAGCATGACGGCAGCAGCGCAGAGTCTGAAGACTCGGAGATCGAGCTGGTGTCTGAAGAGCCTCCCAAGGCCAGTAGCAACCCATTTGCAGAGCCGCCTAAAAGCAAGGGCACTTCCAGCCAGCCTAACAACCCCTTTGATAATCCTCCAGTTGCAAAGGGTGGTTTCAGCCCCGCTGGCAGCCCTGCTCCACCCACAGCCTACAGCATactgagggaggagagagaggcaGAGCTTGATAGTGATCTCTTCATTGAATCTGCATCTGAAGAAAGCCCAAAGAGAGAGCAGGGTGCGAGTGGCCCCAAACAGGGAGTCAGCCCACCTTCTCCTCTTGTTCCCACCTCCATCTCTCCCCGCAGCACCAGTGGAGCAGCGCCCGTTGAGCCCATGATCACTGAAAAGGCCAAGAACCCTGTGAAAACAGAAGAAGATCGTGCCAACAAGCCTAAGCCCCCAACTGCTGCCGTGCCTCCAGAGGTGCGATCAGAAAAATCCCCCCAGGATGACGTGCACAAACCAACCAATGAGGGCAAAGGAGACTTAGGAAAGCCTGCTGCATCAGTCTTCGTGCTGGGATTGAATAAACAAAAAGGTAATTTATGACATTCTTTCATCTAGTCTTACTTcttggtagggctgggcgatatggaccaaaagtcatatctcgatattttctagctgaatggcgatactcgatatatatctcgatattttttctgtgccataattggggtttcccccaaagcattatagcatagcttctctgttagcttcatttttttctgaggcaaacccttaaaaaaaacagtcagttttaatacaatgcctcgtgccaaatgtcacacaggttcctttattaacagaggtctgcacaatatcaaaatgtataaaacaaatgaaataaaaataaactgcctgcatatatagaataaaatgcttcttgaataaaataaaacaaatatccctttcctgtataacaattaaattaaaatacactgtgtaattaatacaatgtagacagtaacaggcagacttttccacctaggttgacagttgtgcaaataacaaaacatttgtgcaaatctcaaataaaacattcaagtcaatttgtcacaaaataagctatatcaaaattattattatttttttttatttttatttttttaatcgatataaacgatattgtctcgtaccatatcgcgtttgaaaatatatcgatatatattaaaatctcgatatatcgcccagccctacttcttGGTATAAAGGATTTGCAGAAATAACAACTGGTAGTTTGTGTAACTGAGTGTTGTGTGTGCTGCAGTGTCATCCTCAAATGAAAGATCAGTTGCATGCGGATTTGTGTTTAAAGCAAGAACTGTCATATCTGGTGATGAAACAAGCAGGATGTTCCCCCTGTGAGTGGGGGCCTCCATGAGCTGGAGGCAGGTTCTCCTGTTGTGCTCGTCACTGTTTGCTGCCCTCTTGTGGTTGATATGAGCAGCAATAAAAGAGGTTGCATTTACTCAAGCGTATGTTCATGCATGAAGCTTGGAACACAGATGCTCAATccagcagattaaaaaaaataaattaattacaaTTGTTGAAAAAGCTCCCATGGAATCTTGGCagctttcttcttcttaaaTCCCTCTTCACCACCCTCTCGTTAGATAAGTCAGACATACAGCAGTGAGTGGTTAATGCTGTCTAAGCTGGACATTTTGATGTTGACATGGGTATTTTGACTTCTATTGGCTGTTCACTTCATCCTTGGAAACAGTGGGTTTATATAATCGTGTGATGTCAAAAACTAGGGCACACTGCTGCTTCAAAGGCTTTGTAGACTCCTGAATCTGTTGTTTCTCAAtgaaaaacattgcttttgaatttagggatgtatttatattatttgtatttgctGCTCTGTGGCATTTAATTAAGCAAAGTTTTACATGTGCTGTAGGTTTTATTCAAATACATTATATGCCACTGAGACGCCGGTTTAAGCAGGTGAAATGTAAATTCTCGTGACTAAAAATCATTTTAGTGCAGTCATCGTATTTTGTTTACTCAGACTGTGAGAAggttctggaaattttgaaaaAGCAGGTCACGTGTATTTCCTTCtcaaccaccagggggcgcaGTGCACCTTTGTCACTGCTGCTTTGTTGAAGACCAGTAGATATTTATGTCATCCGTCAGTACACTGCCACACGGGTTACCATAGCAACAGTGATTTTCAGTCTGGGTCTCAAAAATCAGCTCTCTCTTTCCTCTCGGATGCGGCTGGCATCGATGGTTGTCAGAGCTGCAGTAAACAGAAGGTGTGAGGTGTGGCGATCTGCAGGAGGGAGGACTGAGGCGACCCGAGCCACAGATTTGATGGGAtttaaaaatgtcatcaacTCACTATTGTGTTCAGATACTTATCCCTTAACATTTCTGATCATCAGACCATGTTTTTTTCAATTACAAGGCAGCTTCGTTTGAATTACAAATGCCTAGGGGAAGAGATCAGAAAGCAAAAAACTCATCTTGAAGCCAATATACAAGAGGGGCTGTGCTAAAATGAACAGTGTCTCTCAATGTaatttatgaaaagaaaaaaaaaaaacaagcagtcCTTTTAATTAACAGTAGTGGAAGGCAGGGTTTTGAACTGTGGCTACAACCTACTGGATCTGGATATTTGCCATATTTTCCTGAGCAACATAATATCCAGACATTTTCAGCCTTTTTAGGCTGTTTTAGGATGTGGTGCATTCTGTGTTTATCACACATGACACCAGTATTAATCTGTTAAGAAGCGCCAAAGGGAGAGAGTGCAGGCTACAGCCATATAACGATGCATCCACACacgtatgtgtatatgtgccATAACTCCTTTATTGATTGTGCCCACACGATTCCCATTGCAgtggttttattataaaagcCTTCCCTCACAATGAGGCAGCTTCAGACCATCACCGCCAAAGCTCTTTTGGCCCGAGGCTTTTAATCATTGCATGGATGATTTGCTGCAGCAGAAATGGTGGCGTGGAGTTTACAATGTGCCCCTCCACTGCTCCCTCCCCCAACACACCGACATACACGTACGCACTTTCACTGCTCCTTCCGTTCTGGCCAGTGCCGTTCTACAGCATCAGTCTTTGTGCTCCGTGAGACTACAGCACCTTGGAAACCTccactccctccctccctccctccctccctctatGTCATCTCAGCCTCTCTCCCGCATCCTTTTCGACCGTTCATGTCTCTCTgggatgagtgagtgagtcggGTTCTGCCGAAGAGCGAGACAAAGAAGAAAACTGAGAGCGTAAAGGaacagaaagagagggagagggcgAAACAGGGACATAACTGATCACCAGCATGCAGGCCACTGCAGACGTGACAAAGAAGGAATGCTCCTGGAGCAGCTGGAGGGGCCAGGGTACTGACTGTTTACCTTGATTTACTCTACTTTTGTCTGCGTTTTGTGGCTGTCATAGATCCAGTTATTCTTGCATGTAGGTTGAATATTTATGACACTGCAATTTCTCATCTTGGCTGCATGTCCGTTTCTTGCATGTGCACATTTGTCATCTAATAATATTTGTTAGCGTTGAAGAATCAAAGACATGTTTTTACTGGCATCTTTTTCACATGGACACGCCCTTATGAGGGATCTTTTCAGCATGTTGTGTGtgcattagaaaaaaaaaagggggtgagGTGGGTGGGAGACACCGATAGGTGCGGTGGAAAATGTTCAGCATGCTGGGTGCCACCTGTTTTGGGTGCATATTAAGATGGATGCCAGTTTTTTAGACCAGTATGTGTCATTGTTGATACCCTCCCCACTGTGGCACTGTGCAGGGGAGTTGGTTTTCAGGCATGGCGTATGCTCTGTTTTTGTTAAGAGGCAGTCAGAGCATCCGATGGCGCTGACAGACTGTCTCCATGGTAACCAGGACACACCCATCCTGATTACATCAGCCCTATTCCCTATGCCGCCATGGCACCTTGCAGAGACAGGGCTGGCCACTTTCATCCTCCTGGTGACAGTTTCCATCAGAGAAATCTGTCAGAGATGGGTTTAAGAGAAAATGCCGCCTCTTCATCCACGCATTTCATGGTTGATTACCTCCAATCCTCTTAGGTTTAAATAAGCAGTAGGAATAAATAATCTGGTCAATGAATCACAACAGGAACATTGACAGTATCTGATAACATGCATTGATTAATTACACATTGAATAAGTTAATGTTTCCGACTCTGTAACCTGACTACCCATAATCTCTGATGAGATCTTTCCACAACACGGGCAATGCATCAAATGAAGAAGATATGGTCAGCACAGCTGAGGAGGAAATGGagctaatttattttttgcttttggAGTTTGTGAACCTCATCTCACAGCTGAAGGCATTTTGTTTAGTCATTcccaatgcagtgcacacaacTGACTCTTGTCATCAAAATACAACATCCTGATCGAACTATGATGCTAACTTATCAAAACTGAATCATGAAAGTATGACCAGTGCAAGTGAAATCATACAGCTACGACTCACTGAAACAGccattttatttacatttggaACAAGAGATGCTGTTGGCTAAAAGATGTAGTCAGTCAAAATGCATTGTCACCCCTGAGTGCACCTAGCAAGTGGCTACTAATTGGCACCTTCTTATCTGTGTGCACCAATCAAAATGATACTGACAACGAACAAACTAACATGTTAAACTCGTCTCCAACTTAATAATTGGAGCCAATGGAAAAATAGTACAATTTTGTTTCCATATACAACAACATAGGTTTTAATTTACCAACCCTACTGAGATATTTAATGTGTTATAAATCTTTAAGGAAGACTTATTGTTAAAGATGAATGTTTTTATGAAGCAAAGGTCAGACAAGAGGATAATTCAGAAAAAGAAGAATCAGTCAAGGTTTTTAAAATAAGATGATGCAGATTTTTCTTCATCCATCTAGACTTATCTTATGCCCATTCAAGTGTTCGGAAGACAAGCAAGGCTGAGAGTAGATTGATATTTTAAAAATCTGCCACAGATGGTTGGACAGTTGAAAACATTTTGTGTCGTCTTGGTATAAACTGCTTTCCTgctatttccttctttctcccatGGTACTAGGAGTAGGAATTATTCAAGCATTGCTACCATGTAAATAACCAGTACCTCATTaaagctaaagaaaaaaaaaatccaaactagCCCTCTGACAGTAGGTTAAAGGGTTCAGTCACCAAAGCCTTGTTTAGTCTCAGCACACACCTGTGAAAGACTCCTGCTAGTTCAAGTATCTGTGTGTTTTGTCTCAGTCTGACTGATAGCTTGTTTGAGGCCACAAGTATGTCTTTGGTGATTTAATTAGGTCAGGCTAAACTAGTTCCCCTACAGGAAAAGTGGATGAGAAATTATACTACTGTCAGAGGTGTTGATCATTTGTTCATGTTTTCTCTCAGTGTGTGTTGAATATAAGTACAATTCAAAGGCAAggcaatattatttatataacaaTTCAGCAACAGGGTGATTCACAATGCTTTACAAAGGTATTAAAACATACgtaaaaaaatgatttaaattttaaacagaaaataattaatCCAGGCAGCATCCCCCCCTTCTCTATGATTTAGCATCCTACATTTAGTATCAAGTTAAGACTTGAGGGCTCAAAAGGACTGACGTTTTGCCTCATATATTCCTTAATCTCAGGATGAGTGAccaatttatatatttatattgtgtTTCAATTGTAATGAAACCGCTTTAAAGGGAAGTTCAGGTTTAGCTTTTTTTGTAAAGGGTGTGTCAGGTCTTAATGGGTTAACCTGTATATTAGGTTAAGATTAAGAGCAAACACAGGATTATGTAGAGAACTAAAACACCCATCAGAAGGTTATTTTAAGTAATTAGCAGTATTAGCCTTTAAATCAGGTTTAAtgctgttacatttttttttgtaatgcgTTAACCCACTAATATTTAATATGCCTTTAGCCTAGACATGCTGCTAAACCTATTGTCTTATAAAGGGAGTGGCTGGCTTAATGTGGTGGCGGTGTTTAGATGGATGATGTGCTAATTCCCCAGATTCAGAGAAAACTGAATATCGGTTCCCAAAGGAGTCGTCCCCCCCCCTTTCCTCCATCTCTAGCCCCTCCCGTCCTCCCTCTCCTCATCTCCCACTGAGCAGTGAGGAGAAAATGGAACATGGTAACTATGGTAACTGCATCCGAGAGGTGATCAGCACCATGGCATGTTAGCTGATCAGCGGTTAGAGTCTGCGCAATTTATTGAAAGTGAATGAAGTCATGATGCAAATCTGAGCTGCATTCTTTCTTTGTGATCGCTGCCTGACTGTGTTTACTGCAGTCAGCTGGACCAGGCTAAGCATAAAAGAGCGAAGacagtgtgtgtttgtatgtgtgctgGATTGCATTACGGCTCTGTGGCAACCACACCCCACAGACGTCCCCCCTCCCTCACCCCCTCTGCTCAGGCAGATGCTGATTTGCTGGTGTATTTGAGTTCCCTCCCCTCCTGcactgggtggggggggggctcccCCTTCAGTGCTCTGCTTTTGTCTGTGGATAAAGCAGCTGCCTCTTTCCCTGTTCAGCCATGGGAGTCGCAGGTCAGTACCCGCTTCTACTGCAGCTAAAGCTTTTAAGTCTGCATTGCTTTATGCAGCTCATCACAAAATCGTCGTTGCTCATCTACATGCCTCCCGAGGAAGGCCGATTCTTGTGTTGTAGATGGGGGGGTATTGTTACGGCTGCTGTCTGTCCTACCtgtgcctgtctgtctgtctctgtttaTGAGCATCTTCATTCAAAGCTATAGCCACATGGTTTCCGTAGGGAGTGGTTCATGTACAGCAGCTGTAGCACATGGATGCTATTGCTGAATGAGTAGAGTTCTGATTTGATAGTGACGAGGAGCCGGGGTGGGCAGATAGGTACTCTAATTCACTGCTGGTAACTGATAAGACAATGCAGATTGTAATTGTGTTATTCTACAGTGTGGCAACAATTAATACACAGTGAGCAGAGTTTCATTAAGACGCAGCTTTTCTTTGACCATCCAGGTTCAGCCGGCCTTTTAGGCATCCACAAATGTCTTTTAGTGGAGAGTAAAGATGGCCGTCATCACTATGCTGCTCACAGCTCTACAGCTAAAATTAGAGCAGGCAGGCAGGCGGACAACTTTGAAAAGAGCAAGGCACCCAGGAGACCTCAGCAGCAATTCTCTGCTCTTCACTTGTTCAAAACTTTACATTAATGCACCAactcttctttcctttctctgtGACATCGAGGATCTGCTGACATTGGTCGCAGAGGATGCACAGTTAAGCCTAGTCATGGTGTTAGTTGCAGAAGTAGCGTGGGTAGGCAGCTGGTTAAGCAGAGGTGAAAAAGGCAGCTGACAGTTCTCATGGAAACAGGTCTGTATTTCCAGCCGACACAGACGACTAAAAGAGGAGGACCACGTCGCCCACTGAAGCTGTAATGGTACACTGAGCTAATCCTCAGTTAtcacttctctttttctctctcctaGCGGCTTTGAATTACAGGCCCCATTGCCCAAAGACGGTGTCAGTAAAACAGTGCAGGAAGATGTACGACTGTCTCAAGGCATAGTATTGTGGTATATTCTGCATACTGTCATTCCTACATGAGGGATCTACTTCACAGGAGCCCAAGTGTCTTACTGCATTAATGGCGCAGTGATGCATCGTCATCTATCACTGACCAGAGCAGCTTGTCTGGTCAGGTCATTTTGATCCATTATCTGTGACCTGCTGATAGTGCTGCTATTTCCACTTCTGCTTTCACAGAACTACAGGTCAATCATTAACTTCACACTAAGAGCACACAGTGCAGGTGTATAATGTTTGCATGTGTTTGTATATGCATGAGACCAGTCCAGGTGCTTCTGACAAAGAGCACACTCTATACAGTATAGGTATAAAGCCCCATTTGTCACTTAGGCATAATACATAAATAGATACTTTCTCAACAGGTTAGATTCTGCTATTTTCTTCTGTAAAGGTTGTGCTATTTATAAGAAACTCAATGAAACACCTTCACAGCACCTTAGAGCGCCATAGCTTTTTCAAACCTAATGAAAAGCTGGGTTAAGAAGCTGGGTTAAAACTGGATCCTGTGACGGCCACAGCTCCCCGAGGACACCAGGCTGTCAAGAGCTTCCAGCAATTTGACCCAAATGTGTGATGTGTAGAGCACAGCAGCCTTATGAC is a window of Cololabis saira isolate AMF1-May2022 chromosome 16, fColSai1.1, whole genome shotgun sequence DNA encoding:
- the rtn1a gene encoding reticulon-1a isoform X1, producing the protein MSAQPGEDLGSEGKWFGDDYERNGLFGSTPTRFDEFREEVKPRGGDAASDLDQQFLHLQPDDGKRPPVAMETASTDESRSGLFNKPMNDDGDVYTSLLSNQSFTAERESSYLSDDLKPFSHSSGPSPLDQFSSDPYSFSSNTKMTSNPMDDMPKPLLGSDKTESYNYMDISHGEEQHDQHQGVLSSMVDKSPASHDLLGGYMDKNHGRDEEEEEEGENLGPALDSHSFPYVEEPSDEDLTDYRSFHNLGGTPQTASPVKITLTESQPPAPKVELQKYPDPAVSTSERESVLSVGLQGVPTVTLSEPEDDSPASTPNASPTQKEFPSGDTFKAEAEKPAVSKSSPDIKPGSREHDGSSAESEDSEIELVSEEPPKASSNPFAEPPKSKGTSSQPNNPFDNPPVAKGGFSPAGSPAPPTAYSILREEREAELDSDLFIESASEESPKREQGASGPKQGVSPPSPLVPTSISPRSTSGAAPVEPMITEKAKNPVKTEEDRANKPKPPTAAVPPEVRSEKSPQDDVHKPTNEGKGDLGKPAASVFVLGLNKQKAIDLLYWRNVKQSGAVFSSMLLLLFSLTQFSVVSVGAYLALAALSATISFRIYKSVLQAVQKTDEGHPFKAYLEIEIALSQDQISKYADKILLYSNTCMKELRRLFLVQDLVDSLKFAVLMWLLTYVGALFNGLTLLILAVVSMFTMPVVYEKHQAQIDQYVGLIRTQVNSVVGKIQAKIPGAKRKEE